One Electrophorus electricus isolate fEleEle1 chromosome 10, fEleEle1.pri, whole genome shotgun sequence genomic region harbors:
- the ssr1 gene encoding translocon-associated protein subunit alpha isoform X1 → MLEFLPKLLLLVLLAFPATVFMKGPLVAAQDVTEDEEAADEDTADDVIAEDEDDEAEVEDDDNTELTEEKDEEEEEALAGEVKPSPNADTTILFVKGEDFPANNIVKFLLGFTNKGSENFVVESLDASFRYPQDFQFYIQNFTALQLGTVVPPQRQATFEYSFIPAEPMGGRPFGLVINLNYKDSNGNIFQDAVFNQTVTITEKEDGLDGETIFMYVFLSGLGLLVVVGLHQLLESRKRRRPAAKVEMGTSNHNDVDMSWIPQETLNQIMQSRRDKASPRRSPRKRTQKRSAGSDE, encoded by the exons ATGCTCGAGTTCCTTCCAAAATTATTGCTGCTAGTATTACTAGCATTTCCGGCAACAGTTTTCATGAAAG GTCCATTAGTGGCAGCACAAGATGTAACAGAGGATGAAGAGGCAGCTGATGAAGATACTGCTGATGACGTGAttgctgaggatgaggatgatgaggctGAGGTGGAAGATGATGACAACACAGAATTG actgaagaaaaagatgaagaggaggaagaagctCTAGCAGGGGAGGTAAAGCCTTCCCCCAATGCTGATACCACCATTCTTTTTGTCAAAGGAGAGG ATTTTCCAGCCAACAACATTGTGAAATTCCTGCTGGGTTTCACCAATAAAGGGAGTGAGAACTTTGTGGTCGAGTCTCTGGATGCTTCCTTCCGCTACCCTCAGGATTTTCAGTTTTACATCCAGAACTTCACTGCTCTCCAACTGGGAACAGTGGTACCGCCACAGCGCCAGGCCACGTTTGAGTACTCTTTCATCCCTGCTGAGCCCATGGGAGGTCGCCCCTTTGGCCTAGTCATCAACCTTAACTACAAAGACAGCAAT GGTAACATTTTCCAGGATGCCGTGTTTAACCAGACTGTCACCATCACTGAGAAAGAGGATGGACTGGATGGGGAGAC AATCTTTATGTATGTCTTCCTTTCGGGGCTTGGACTGCTGGTTGTGGTTGGTTTGCACCAGCTACTGGAATCTAGgaag AGGAGGAGACCTGCGGCAAAGGTGGAGATGGGAACCTCCAACCATAATGATGTTGATATGAGCTGGATTCCTCAGGAAACACTCAATCAGATCA TGCAGAGTCGGCGAG ATAAGGCCTCCCCAAGAAGATCACCCCGTAAGAGGACGCAGAAACGTTCGGCTGGGTCAGATGAGTAA
- the ssr1 gene encoding translocon-associated protein subunit alpha isoform X2, with translation MLEFLPKLLLLVLLAFPATVFMKGPLVAAQDVTEDEEAADEDTADDVIAEDEDDEAEVEDDDNTELTEEKDEEEEEALAGEVKPSPNADTTILFVKGEDFPANNIVKFLLGFTNKGSENFVVESLDASFRYPQDFQFYIQNFTALQLGTVVPPQRQATFEYSFIPAEPMGGRPFGLVINLNYKDSNGNIFQDAVFNQTVTITEKEDGLDGETIFMYVFLSGLGLLVVVGLHQLLESRKRRRPAAKVEMGTSNHNDVDMSWIPQETLNQINKASPRRSPRKRTQKRSAGSDE, from the exons ATGCTCGAGTTCCTTCCAAAATTATTGCTGCTAGTATTACTAGCATTTCCGGCAACAGTTTTCATGAAAG GTCCATTAGTGGCAGCACAAGATGTAACAGAGGATGAAGAGGCAGCTGATGAAGATACTGCTGATGACGTGAttgctgaggatgaggatgatgaggctGAGGTGGAAGATGATGACAACACAGAATTG actgaagaaaaagatgaagaggaggaagaagctCTAGCAGGGGAGGTAAAGCCTTCCCCCAATGCTGATACCACCATTCTTTTTGTCAAAGGAGAGG ATTTTCCAGCCAACAACATTGTGAAATTCCTGCTGGGTTTCACCAATAAAGGGAGTGAGAACTTTGTGGTCGAGTCTCTGGATGCTTCCTTCCGCTACCCTCAGGATTTTCAGTTTTACATCCAGAACTTCACTGCTCTCCAACTGGGAACAGTGGTACCGCCACAGCGCCAGGCCACGTTTGAGTACTCTTTCATCCCTGCTGAGCCCATGGGAGGTCGCCCCTTTGGCCTAGTCATCAACCTTAACTACAAAGACAGCAAT GGTAACATTTTCCAGGATGCCGTGTTTAACCAGACTGTCACCATCACTGAGAAAGAGGATGGACTGGATGGGGAGAC AATCTTTATGTATGTCTTCCTTTCGGGGCTTGGACTGCTGGTTGTGGTTGGTTTGCACCAGCTACTGGAATCTAGgaag AGGAGGAGACCTGCGGCAAAGGTGGAGATGGGAACCTCCAACCATAATGATGTTGATATGAGCTGGATTCCTCAGGAAACACTCAATCAGATCA ATAAGGCCTCCCCAAGAAGATCACCCCGTAAGAGGACGCAGAAACGTTCGGCTGGGTCAGATGAGTAA